The genomic DNA ATGCGCGCACCCGGCATGACCATGTTCCGGATGCCGATGTTCACCTGGAACATCCTGCTCACCTCGATCCTGGTGCTGATGGCCTTCCCGGTGCTCGCCGCCGCCCTGCTGGCCCTGGAGGCCGACCGCAAGCTCGGCACCCACATCTTCGATCCGGCCACCGGAGGCGCGCTGCTCTGGCAGCACCTGTTCTGGTTCTTCGGCCATCCAGAGGTCTACATCATCGCGCTGCCGTTCTTCGGCATCGTGACCGAGATCCTGCCGGTCTTCAGCCGCAAGCCGCTGTTCGGCTACATCAGCCTCGTCGGGGCGACCATCGCCATCGCGGGTCTGTCGATCACCGTGTGGGCGCACCACATGTTCCCGACCGGCCAGGTGCTGCTGCCGTTCTTCTCGTTCATGACCTTCCTCATCGCGGTCCCGACCGGGGTGAAGTTCTTCAACTGGATCGGCACGATGTGGCGGGGGCACCTGTCCTTCGAGTCGCCGATGCTGTTCTCGATCGGCTTCCTGGTCACCTTCCTCTTCGGTGGCCTGACCGGAGTCATCCTGGCCTCGCCGCCGCTGGACTTCCAGGTGGCGGACTCCTACTTCGTCGTGGCCCACTTCCACTACGTCGTCTTCGGCACCGTGGTGTTCGCCATGTTCGCGGGCTTCTACTTCTGGTGGCCCAAGTTCACCGGCAAGATGCTCAACGACAAGCTGGGCAAGGTGCACTTCTGGACGCTGTTCATCGGCTTCCACACCACCTTCCTGGTCCAGCACTGGCTGGGCGCCCAGGGTTTCCCGCGCCGCTACGCCGACTACAGCCCGATCGACGGCTTCACCGACCTGAACATGGTCTCCTCGGTCGGCGCCTTCCTGCTCGGTGCCTCCACGCTGCCGTTCCTCTACAACGTGTGGAAGACCCACAAGACCGCGCCGAAGGTGACCGTGGACGACCCGTGGGGCTTCGGCAACTCCCTGGAGTGGGCGACCTCCTGCCCGCCGCCGCGGCACAACTTCACCTCGCTGCCGCGCATCCGGTCCGAGCGCCCGGCGTTCGATCTCAAGCACCCGTACGCCACGTCCCCCCGTGAGCTGGAGGAGGTCTGATGAGGGTTCAGGGTTGGTTGTTCATCCTCTGCGGAGTCTTCTTCGCGGCGGTGGACGTCGTCTACTGGTTCTGGTCCAGGGAACCGGTCGGTACGACGGCGATGGCCATCTCGGTGGGCTTCGCCTTCATGATCGGCTATTACCTCATGTACACCGCCCGCCGCATCGGCGAGCAGCCTGAGGACAACAAGCAGGGTGAGATCAGCGAGGGGGCCGGCGAGCTCGGCTTCTTCAGCCCGCACAGCTGGTGGCCGCTGTTCGTCTGCCTGGCCGTCGCACTCAGCGCGGTCGGCCTGGTCATCGGCTGGTGGCTCTTCATCATCGGTGTCTTCGCGATCATCATGAGCATGATCGGGTTTGTCTTCGAGTACTACCGGGGGCATTTCTCGCACTGATTTCTGCCGACTCTCCACCAAAAAGCGGACCACGGAAAATTTCTGTGGTCCGCTTTTTGGCGTTTGTTGGCAGGTTAGGTCGGATGTCCTCCGTGGTGAACCGCTTACTCCGGGTAGTAACAGAATCAGTAGATCAGTCCGGGACAGGGGAGTTCACGTGGGGCAGGCGATCCGTGGTTCGAGCCAGGGGGCCGGGTTGCTGGCTCTGGTGCTGGTGACCTCATGTGCGGCCGGGGGCGGTGCCGGTGCGCCGGTCACGGCGAG from Streptosporangium sp. NBC_01756 includes the following:
- the ctaD gene encoding aa3-type cytochrome oxidase subunit I; this translates as MATRKGSIIAKWTSSTDHKIIGHLYLITSFVFFLIGGVMALIMRAELAQPGLQFTSNEQFNQLFTMHGTVMLLMFATPLFAGFANELMPLQIGAPDVAFPRLNMVSYWLFTFGSTIALSGFITPGGAASFGWFAYTPLSNAISSPGIGGDLWIVGLTISGLGTILGSVNFITTIVCMRAPGMTMFRMPMFTWNILLTSILVLMAFPVLAAALLALEADRKLGTHIFDPATGGALLWQHLFWFFGHPEVYIIALPFFGIVTEILPVFSRKPLFGYISLVGATIAIAGLSITVWAHHMFPTGQVLLPFFSFMTFLIAVPTGVKFFNWIGTMWRGHLSFESPMLFSIGFLVTFLFGGLTGVILASPPLDFQVADSYFVVAHFHYVVFGTVVFAMFAGFYFWWPKFTGKMLNDKLGKVHFWTLFIGFHTTFLVQHWLGAQGFPRRYADYSPIDGFTDLNMVSSVGAFLLGASTLPFLYNVWKTHKTAPKVTVDDPWGFGNSLEWATSCPPPRHNFTSLPRIRSERPAFDLKHPYATSPRELEEV
- a CDS encoding cytochrome c oxidase subunit 4, with the translated sequence MRVQGWLFILCGVFFAAVDVVYWFWSREPVGTTAMAISVGFAFMIGYYLMYTARRIGEQPEDNKQGEISEGAGELGFFSPHSWWPLFVCLAVALSAVGLVIGWWLFIIGVFAIIMSMIGFVFEYYRGHFSH